Genomic DNA from Caloranaerobacter ferrireducens:
TTCAGCCTCAATTGACATTTGCCAAGGAGAATGGTGTAGATATTATTATTGGCAATCCAGATGAGGAAGTACCTGGAAAAAATATTATTTTACCAAGTCATCCAAGTCAAATAAAGGCTAGGGATTTAGATCTTGATAAAATTAAGAAATCGTATATTAAAAATTGTATTGAAACAACAAAAATTGATTATCTAACTAAAGAAGATATAGATTTTCTTGTAGAAGATACAAAATCAAATGAGGAATTTGTAAAACAAATTTTAGATGAATTGGGAGTTAAATACTAATTATTGGAGGTGCATTTATGAAAAGACCAGATGATTTTGAAACTAGAAGACAGCATTTAAAAGATTTAACAGAAGAAGAATTAGAAAAAAGATTTTGGGAATTAGCAGAGAAAATAGTTGATCCTTTAATAGAGTTAGCATACAAGCATACTTCTCCTTCAATTGAAAGATCTGTACTATTAAGAATGGGCTTTTCAAGTTTAGAAGCTAAAGCTATTGTTGAAGGAGCGGTTGATAGAGGATTATTAGGTAAAGGTGCAGGACACTTAGTATATAGACTTGCTAAAGAAAAAGGTATGGATATCCGTGAAGCTGGTTTGAAACTTGCTGAAGGAGAAATGTGGGATGAAGTTGTTAGCATTTTTAGAGGAGGTGAGTGTTAATGCAGTTAAAACCAAATGAAAAATTAAATATTGAAAATATCTTAAAAGATTTAGATAAATATAGACCTAAGAGAAGAGGTTGGACTTGGAGAAAGGGAACAGGACAAAAAAGAAAAATAGGTGAATTTGAGTATTATGATACTTCAGAACCTTTAAAGCAGAGTCAACCACTGCCTGCTGCAAAAAGTTTTGATGACATAGATCCACAGCCTGATAGTATTATAACAACAGAAATTGCATCTGGAAGATTTGAAGATGATATTAGACGTATGAGAATGGCAGCTTGGCATGGTGCTGATCATATAATGGTAATAAGGACTGCAGGACAGAGTCACTTTGATGGTCTTATTGAGGGTACTCCACAAGGTATTGGTGGTATACCTGTTACAAGAAAACAGGTTAGAGCGCAAAGGAAAGCTCTTGATATAATCGAAGAAGAAGTAGGAAGACCTATAAATTACCATTCATATGTAAGTGGAGTAGCAGGGCCTGAAATAGCTGTTATGTTTGCTGAAGAAGGAGTAAATGGTGCACATCAAGACCCTCAGTATAATGTCCTTTACAGAAATATTAATATGATTAGATCTTTTGTTGATGCAGCAGTTGCAAAACGAGTAATGGTTTGGGCAGATATGGCACAGATAGATGGTGCACATAATGCTAATGCAACAGCTATTAAAGCTTGGAAAGTTATGCCAGAACTTATGGTTCAACATGCTATTAACTCAATGTTTTCAGTAAAAGTAGGAATGAAAAAAGAAAATATTTGTCTTTCAACAGTACCACCAACAGCACCACCAGCTCCTTGTATGAGATTGGATTTACCTTATGCAGTTGCTTTAAGAGAGTTATTTAAAGAGTATAAAATGAGAGCACAAATGAATACAAAATATATGGAATCATCAACTAGAGAGGCAACTGTAACACATGTTCTAAACTTACTTATTTCTAAATTAACAAGAGCTGATATACAATCAACTATTACACCTGATGAAGGTAGAAATGTGCCATGGCATATTTATAATATGGAAGCTTGTGATACAGCTAAACAAGCTCTTATTGGTATGGATGGTCTTAAGGAAATGGTACAGCTTAGAAGACATGAAGGAGAGCTAGCTCGTAAGGTTAGAGAATTAAAAGAGAGAGCAGTATTATTTATGGAAGAGATTTTAGAAGTTGGTGGATATTTTAAAGCTGTTGAATTAGGTTTCTTTGTAGATTCAGGATATTATCCAGAAAGAAACGGTGATGGTATAGTAAGAAAAATTGATGGAGGTATAGGTGCTGGTACAGTAGTTGAAAGAGAAGAAGATTATATGGCACCTGTAACAGCACATTTTGGATATAATAATATAGCTCAATATGATGAAAGTGCTGTAGATAATCCTTCAAAACTTATTGGTGGATGTACATTTGAAAATCCAGACAAAATCATTTTTATAGATGAGTTGGATGAAAATGATAATGTATATAAGAGACTAGAAGAAACAAGAGAACTTAGAGAAACTAGTAAAATAAAACCTGAAATGGAATGGCAAGGTGATGGAATTATACAGATTACTCTATTCTTGCCAACTGAGGAGAGGGTTGCAGAAGTTGCTGCTGTCGAAATAGGAAAACGAATGGGACTAGAAGATGTTGAAGTTATTCATAAAGAAATCATGCAGTTAGCGGAAGGTACAAGAATAGAATTAAAAGGTAGAGTTCCATTTACAATCGATACTAGCAAATTAGTTATTCCACCAAAACCAGAAGTAATGTCTGATGAAGAAATAAGAGCTGAAATTGAAGCAAAGCCAATGAGAATTGTTGCAGCTACAGTAGGCCAAGATGAACATTCAGTAGGATTAAGAGAAATAATAGATATTAAGCATGGTGGAATTGAAAAGTATGGTATTGAGTGTCATTACTTAGGAACATCTGTGCCTGTTGAGAAATTAGTAGATGCTGCTATAGAATTAGATGCAGATGCAATTTTAGCTTCAACAATTATCAGTCATGATGACGTGCATTATAAAAATATGAAAAAATTACATGAACTTTGTATTGAAAAAGGTATTAGAGATAAAGTTATAATAGCTTGTGGTGGAACTCAGGTTTCAAATGAACTAGCAGTAGAACAAGGTGTTGATGCAGGATTTGGTAGAGGAACTAAAGGTGTACATGTAGCTACTTTCTTAGTAAAGAAACGTAGGGAAATGAAGGAGAAATTGAGAAATGAGAATTAATGTTTTAGTAGCAGAAATTGGTAGTACTACAACTGTAGTAAATGCATTTGATGGAATATATAGCTCCTGTCCAACTTTTGTTGGGCAGGGGCAAGCTCCAACAACTGTGCTTGAAGGTGATGTTAACATTGGTTTAAAAGGAGCTATTGAAAGTTTAAGAAAAAATATTGGGGCTAGTAAAATTGAATATGATGAATTGCTTGCTACAAGTAGTGCTGCAGGCGGTTTGAGAATGACTGTGCATGGACTTGTTTATGACATGACAGTTAGAGCAGCTAAGGAAGCAGCTTTAGGAGCAGGTGCTAATATTCATCAGATTACAGCTGGTAAATTAAGAAAAAGTGATTTAAAGAAGTTAGTTGCTATAAGACCTAATATTATTCTTATAGCAGGTGGAGTAGATTATGGAGAGAGAGATACAGCTTTATATAATGCAGAGTTGATTGCAGAATTAGGCTTGAAAATACCTATTATTTATGCAGGTAATATAGAAAACCATGACGATATTAGAGATATTTTCGAAGATACAAACACAAGACTATATATTGTTGAAAATGTATACCCCAAAATTGACCAACTGAATATAGAGCCGACTAGAAGAGTTATTCAGGAAGTGTTTGAAGAACATATAACTAACGCTCCAGGAATGAAAAAAGTACGTGAAATGGTAACAGGTAATATTATACCAACACCAGGCGCAGTGATGGTAGCTTCAAAGTTACTATATAATGAGATAGGAGATTTAATAACTATTGATGTGGGTGGTGCTACAACTGATGTACATTCAGTAACAGAAGGTAGTGATGAAATAAATAGGATGTTAATAAGCCCAGAACCTTTAGCTAAGAGAACAGTTGAAGGAGATTTAGGTGTATATGTAAATATGAATAATGTTGTAGAAAGATTAGGTATCGATAAACTGTGTGAAAAGCTTAAGGTAGATGAAGAAACTATTACAGATTTGATGAGGAATTATAAGCCTATACCAGAAAGTGAATTAGAAAAGAGACTAGTTGAAGAACTTACATTAGAGGCTGTTATAACAGCTGTAAAGAGACATTGTGGGCGTTTTAGACATTTATATGGCCCGAATGGTAAAAAAACTATTGCTGAAGGAAAAGATTTAACAAATGTGAAATACATTATTGGTACTGGAGGAGCATTAACGAGGCTACCAAATAGAGTTGAGATTTTAAGAAAGATTGCACTTAGCAATAAAGGTAATGAATTATTACCTACAAAAGAGGCTAAGATTTTAATAGATAATAATTATATTATGGCTTCACTTGGTGTACTGTCTAAAAAATACCCTGATGCTGCAATTAAGTTATTAAAAGAAAGTCTAAAAATAAACTAGAGGGCTATTGCCCTCGTTTTATAATCCATAGGAAATTATATTCCATATAAAATTTTGGATAATTTCAAATATAATTTTCATTTACGGATTTCAACAAAATCTACCTTGATTTATCCAAACGAAGATTTTGTTTATTTGAAAGGAGGATTAAAATGCGATATCCATGTGTAGAGATTTCATTAGATAAAATCAAGCACAATACTGAAAAGCTTGTTGAATTATGTAAAAAAAATAAGATAAATGTGGCTGGTGTGACAAAAGTATTTTGTGGTGAACCAAAAATAGCTAAAACAATGGTAGATGGTGGAGTACAAATATTAGCTGATTCAAGAATAGAAAATTTGATTAAATTAAGAGAAATTGAAATTCCTAAGATGCTACTTAGACTTCCTATGATAAGTCAAGTAGATGATGTTGTAAGATATTCTGATATATCTTTGAACTCTGAGCTAAAAACAATAAAAGAACTATCTAAAAAAGCTGTAGAGTTAAATAAAAAGCATAAAATAATTTTAATGGTTGATTTAGGAGATTTAAGAGAAGGGATATTTGATGAAGAAGAAATTTTTTTAGTAGTATCGGAGATATTAAAATTAGATGGTATAGAACTAATAGGTATTGGTACAAATCTTACTTGTTATGGAGGAGTAATACCAAAATATGAGAATTTAAGTAGGTTAGTTAAAATAAAAATGAATATTGAAAAGAAGTTTAATATAAAACTAGATATTATTTCAGGCGGGAATTCAAGTAGTTTATATTTGTTAGAAAATGGTGAAATACCAGAAGAGATAAATCAGTTAAGGTTAGGAGAATCAATAGTTTTGGGTAGAGAAACAGCATATGGCAAAAATATTGAAGATACATATGATGATTGTTTCAAACTCATTGTGGAAATTATTGAGGTTAAAGAAAAACCTTCAGTTCCAATAGGAGAAATAGGTATGGATGCTTTTGGCAATACACCTACATTTGTTGATAAAGGTATTGTGAAAAGAGCTATTTGTGCTATAGGGAAGCAAGATATTGATTTAGGTGATATTATACCTTATGACAAAGATATTGAAATATTAGGCGCAAGTAGTGATCATTTGATTTTAGATATTACGAAATGTAAGAATGATTATGGGATTGGAGATAATATAGAGTTTAAGTTAACTTATGGTGGCATATTAAAAGTTATGACATCTGAATATGTAGAGAAAAATTTTAGATACTAAATATAGTATATGATATATAACTTATAGTTGAACTTCTTAATGTATTGTGATAAATTAGTAATGTGATAGGAAACTATGGTTTTTTGTAATATTTTAATGATGTTAGTAGGCTGCTGTTAATAAGTAGCCTTTTATTATTCCTGATTTTATTTATTTATTGAGGGAATACTTTGAATAGAACTCATTTAGTTAAACACTAATTTGCATAATGTAATAATTGATATGAAAGGAGAAATCTGATGAATAGAACAATAGATATAACAAAAATATTTACTTTTGATAGTGCACATAAATTAGAAGATTATGATGGAGAATGTAAATTTTTACATGGGCATACTTATAAACTTGAAATTACAATAAGAGGAGAAATTGATAACAGAGGTATTGTAATTGATTTTAATGAATTAAAGGAAATAGTCAAAGAGAAAGTTATTGATGTTCTAGATCACAAATATTTAAATGAAGTATTTGATTTCAATCCAACTTGCGAAAACATTTTGCTATGGATATTTAATGAAATCGATAATGCAATAAAAAAAGATAAATGTTGGCTTAAAAAAGTTGTTCTTTGGGAGACGCCAACAAGTTACGCAACTTTAGAAAGGTAGTTGTATATGTTAAGAGTAAATGAGATATTTTTAAGTATACAAGGGGAAGGTATTTCAACTGGGTTGCCTACCATTTTTATAAGATTAACTGGATGCAACTTAAGATGTAGTTACTGTGATACAACTTATTCTTATAATTATGGTAATCTGATGACTATTGAGCAAATAATTGATAAAGTCAAAATTTTTGGTTACAAAAGAATATGTATAACTGGCGGAGAACCTCTTTTACAAAACGATATCATGAAGTTGCTAGACAAATTGACAGATTATGAAGTAAATATAGAAACAAATGGTTCAGTAGATATAAGTAAATACAAGCTTACTAAAAAACATAGATTTACTATGGATATTAAAACTCCTACTTCAAATGAACATAAGAAAATGAGATTAAGCAATTTTAACTATCTAAGAGATAATGACGAGATAAAGTTTGTAATAGGGACTCGAGAGGATTATAATTGGTCTAAAGAAATTATAAAAAAATACTATAATAAAGGTATTATTACCTTTTCGCCAATTTATAATATGATTGAACCAAAAGAAATTGTTAGTTGGATATTGAAAGACAAATTAGATGTTAGGTTTCAACTTCAATTGCACAAAATTATATGGAATCCAGATGAAAGAGGAGTATAGAAATAAGGAGGATGTGAATATGAAAAAAGCAGTTATCTTGCTTTCAGGAGGTTTAGACAGTACTACTTGTATGGGTATTGCTCAAAATGAAGGGTATGAATTGTATCCTATTTCTTTTGATTATGGACAAAGACATAGAAGAGAATTAGAAGCTGCAAAAAAAATAGCAGAGTATTATAAAGTGAAAGAACACAAGATTATTTCATTAGATAATGTAGGTGGTAGTGCTCTTACAGATAAAAATATAGATGTACCTGAATATAAAGGTGATGGAGAAATTCCAGTTACTTATGTACCAGCTAGAAATATTTTATTTTTAAGTTATGCTTTAGGTTATGCTGAAGTAATTGGGGCAGAAGCGATTTTCATAGGCGTGAGTTCTGTTGATTACAGTGGATATCCTGATTGTAGGCCAGAATTTATAAAGGCATTTCAAAAAGTAGTTGATGTGGGAACAGCTGCAGGGGTTAAAGGTAAATCTATAAAGATAATTGCTCCTCTTATTAATTTATCGAAAGCAGAAACAATAAAACTTGGTACTAAGTATGGTGTTCCATATCATCTTACAACTAGTTGTTATAATGGAAAAGAAAAAGCTTGTGGAGTATGTGATAGCTGCACATTAAGATTAAAAGGATTTGCAGAAGCTGGAATAGAAGATCCAATAGAATATATTTAGCATGTATAAAATGCAATTCATAAATGTTGCTATAGATAAAAACATATTATAACAACTGTACCCCTTTTATCATATATTGAATTATATAATGATGAAAGGGGTTTTTTACATGATTTTAGTTACTGGTGCAGCGGGCTTTATAGGTAGTAATTTATGCGAATTACTATTAAATAAAGGATATAAGGTAATAGGCATCGACAATTTTTATAATAATTATGAAAGATGGATTAAAGAATATCATTTAAAATATTGCCTAGGAAATCCAAATTTTATTTTTTTAGAGTATAATATTTTAGAACCAAATATAATTAAGCTAATCGAAGGGTTAAAAATTGACTGTATTATTCATCTTGCTGATATACCAGGTGTAACTGCATGTAGTGAAGTTAATTTTGATGAATATATAAAATATAATATTACTGCAACACAAAGAATGTTAGATGCAATTAAAAATAAAGGAGTTAAAAAATTGATTTATGCTTCTTCTTCAACAGTATACGGAGATAATGATAGCTTGCCAATGTCAGAATTGCAAAACCCAAAACCTATTTCCTTGTATGGTGTTACTAAGTTAGCTGGTGAGACTTTATGTCATTATTATGGTAAGGTATATGATATTGATGTATCTATATTAAGATTTTTTACAGTTTATGGACCTAGACAAAGACCCGATATGGCATTTCATAATTTTATAAAAAAAATTATAAAAGAAGAAGAAATTTGTATATATGGAGATGGTGAACAGAGGCGTGACTTTATTTATGTAGAGGATATTTGTGAAATAATATTAAATTTATTAGATTTAGATCTAAAAAATGAGGTAATAAATGTTGGTGGTGGTATTACTTTAAGCGTAAATGAATCTATTAAAATTATTGAAAAGCTACTTAATAAAAAGGCTATAGTTAAATATATTGAGCCTATAATAGAAGAGCAAATTATTACTTATGCTTCAGTTGAAAAACTACAAGATATTATTACGCTAGATAAAAGAACGGATATATATGAGGGTTTGAAAAAGGAAATAAGTTATATTAGAAGTTTATATAACTTAAAAAAATAAAGATTATGTTATATACTATTATTAAATGGCTTTATTTAGATAAAGTTTATTAAAATACCGATAGAAGACGATTTTGGGGGGAATATATATGAAAATAATTGACTTTAGAAGTGACACAATTACAAAACCTACAGAAGAAATGAGAAAAGCAATGTATTTAGCCGAAGTTGGAGATGATGTATATGAAGAAGACCCAACTGTTAAGAAATTAGAGGAATTGGGAGCTAACTTAGTAGGGAAAGAAGATGCATTATTTGTGCCATCAGGAACAATGGGAAATCAGTTAGCTTTATTAGCACATACGGAAAGAGGACAAGAAATTATACTTGAAGAAGAGTCTCATATTTTTATGTTTGAAGTTGGAGCGTTAGCTTTTATTTCAGGGTTGCAATCAAAAACTATTAAAGGGTACAAAGGTATTATGTGTACTTCAGATATAGAAAGAGCTATTAGAGTTAATAATATACATTTTCCGCAGACTGGCTTGATTTGCTTAGAAAATACTCATAATATGGCAGGAGGAGTTATAACACCAATAGAATTGATGAAAGAGGTTTATGAAATCGGACTTAATTATAAAATACCAATTCATTTAGATGGTGCAA
This window encodes:
- a CDS encoding ornithine aminomutase subunit alpha, which codes for MKRPDDFETRRQHLKDLTEEELEKRFWELAEKIVDPLIELAYKHTSPSIERSVLLRMGFSSLEAKAIVEGAVDRGLLGKGAGHLVYRLAKEKGMDIREAGLKLAEGEMWDEVVSIFRGGEC
- the oraE gene encoding D-ornithine 4,5-aminomutase subunit OraE produces the protein MQLKPNEKLNIENILKDLDKYRPKRRGWTWRKGTGQKRKIGEFEYYDTSEPLKQSQPLPAAKSFDDIDPQPDSIITTEIASGRFEDDIRRMRMAAWHGADHIMVIRTAGQSHFDGLIEGTPQGIGGIPVTRKQVRAQRKALDIIEEEVGRPINYHSYVSGVAGPEIAVMFAEEGVNGAHQDPQYNVLYRNINMIRSFVDAAVAKRVMVWADMAQIDGAHNANATAIKAWKVMPELMVQHAINSMFSVKVGMKKENICLSTVPPTAPPAPCMRLDLPYAVALRELFKEYKMRAQMNTKYMESSTREATVTHVLNLLISKLTRADIQSTITPDEGRNVPWHIYNMEACDTAKQALIGMDGLKEMVQLRRHEGELARKVRELKERAVLFMEEILEVGGYFKAVELGFFVDSGYYPERNGDGIVRKIDGGIGAGTVVEREEDYMAPVTAHFGYNNIAQYDESAVDNPSKLIGGCTFENPDKIIFIDELDENDNVYKRLEETRELRETSKIKPEMEWQGDGIIQITLFLPTEERVAEVAAVEIGKRMGLEDVEVIHKEIMQLAEGTRIELKGRVPFTIDTSKLVIPPKPEVMSDEEIRAEIEAKPMRIVAATVGQDEHSVGLREIIDIKHGGIEKYGIECHYLGTSVPVEKLVDAAIELDADAILASTIISHDDVHYKNMKKLHELCIEKGIRDKVIIACGGTQVSNELAVEQGVDAGFGRGTKGVHVATFLVKKRREMKEKLRNEN
- a CDS encoding GlmL-related ornithine degradation protein translates to MRINVLVAEIGSTTTVVNAFDGIYSSCPTFVGQGQAPTTVLEGDVNIGLKGAIESLRKNIGASKIEYDELLATSSAAGGLRMTVHGLVYDMTVRAAKEAALGAGANIHQITAGKLRKSDLKKLVAIRPNIILIAGGVDYGERDTALYNAELIAELGLKIPIIYAGNIENHDDIRDIFEDTNTRLYIVENVYPKIDQLNIEPTRRVIQEVFEEHITNAPGMKKVREMVTGNIIPTPGAVMVASKLLYNEIGDLITIDVGGATTDVHSVTEGSDEINRMLISPEPLAKRTVEGDLGVYVNMNNVVERLGIDKLCEKLKVDEETITDLMRNYKPIPESELEKRLVEELTLEAVITAVKRHCGRFRHLYGPNGKKTIAEGKDLTNVKYIIGTGGALTRLPNRVEILRKIALSNKGNELLPTKEAKILIDNNYIMASLGVLSKKYPDAAIKLLKESLKIN
- the orr gene encoding ornithine racemase Orr, which codes for MRYPCVEISLDKIKHNTEKLVELCKKNKINVAGVTKVFCGEPKIAKTMVDGGVQILADSRIENLIKLREIEIPKMLLRLPMISQVDDVVRYSDISLNSELKTIKELSKKAVELNKKHKIILMVDLGDLREGIFDEEEIFLVVSEILKLDGIELIGIGTNLTCYGGVIPKYENLSRLVKIKMNIEKKFNIKLDIISGGNSSSLYLLENGEIPEEINQLRLGESIVLGRETAYGKNIEDTYDDCFKLIVEIIEVKEKPSVPIGEIGMDAFGNTPTFVDKGIVKRAICAIGKQDIDLGDIIPYDKDIEILGASSDHLILDITKCKNDYGIGDNIEFKLTYGGILKVMTSEYVEKNFRY
- the queD gene encoding 6-carboxytetrahydropterin synthase QueD gives rise to the protein MNRTIDITKIFTFDSAHKLEDYDGECKFLHGHTYKLEITIRGEIDNRGIVIDFNELKEIVKEKVIDVLDHKYLNEVFDFNPTCENILLWIFNEIDNAIKKDKCWLKKVVLWETPTSYATLER
- a CDS encoding radical SAM protein: MLRVNEIFLSIQGEGISTGLPTIFIRLTGCNLRCSYCDTTYSYNYGNLMTIEQIIDKVKIFGYKRICITGGEPLLQNDIMKLLDKLTDYEVNIETNGSVDISKYKLTKKHRFTMDIKTPTSNEHKKMRLSNFNYLRDNDEIKFVIGTREDYNWSKEIIKKYYNKGIITFSPIYNMIEPKEIVSWILKDKLDVRFQLQLHKIIWNPDERGV
- the queC gene encoding 7-cyano-7-deazaguanine synthase QueC; translation: MKKAVILLSGGLDSTTCMGIAQNEGYELYPISFDYGQRHRRELEAAKKIAEYYKVKEHKIISLDNVGGSALTDKNIDVPEYKGDGEIPVTYVPARNILFLSYALGYAEVIGAEAIFIGVSSVDYSGYPDCRPEFIKAFQKVVDVGTAAGVKGKSIKIIAPLINLSKAETIKLGTKYGVPYHLTTSCYNGKEKACGVCDSCTLRLKGFAEAGIEDPIEYI
- a CDS encoding NAD-dependent epimerase/dehydratase family protein, producing the protein MILVTGAAGFIGSNLCELLLNKGYKVIGIDNFYNNYERWIKEYHLKYCLGNPNFIFLEYNILEPNIIKLIEGLKIDCIIHLADIPGVTACSEVNFDEYIKYNITATQRMLDAIKNKGVKKLIYASSSTVYGDNDSLPMSELQNPKPISLYGVTKLAGETLCHYYGKVYDIDVSILRFFTVYGPRQRPDMAFHNFIKKIIKEEEICIYGDGEQRRDFIYVEDICEIILNLLDLDLKNEVINVGGGITLSVNESIKIIEKLLNKKAIVKYIEPIIEEQIITYASVEKLQDIITLDKRTDIYEGLKKEISYIRSLYNLKK
- the ltaE gene encoding low-specificity L-threonine aldolase, yielding MKIIDFRSDTITKPTEEMRKAMYLAEVGDDVYEEDPTVKKLEELGANLVGKEDALFVPSGTMGNQLALLAHTERGQEIILEEESHIFMFEVGALAFISGLQSKTIKGYKGIMCTSDIERAIRVNNIHFPQTGLICLENTHNMAGGVITPIELMKEVYEIGLNYKIPIHLDGARVFNAAVGLGVNVKEITKYSNSVMFCLSKGLCAPVGSLLAGDKKFIEKARKYRKMLGGGMRQVGIIAAAGIIALEKMIDRLEEDHYNNRLLAEKLANIKGIGIDIDTVQTNILMVNIENKNYKADIVINLLRENGIFVTKISDYRIRFVTHMYISKEDVLYTAKIMKDIFE